The Haloarchaeobius sp. HME9146 genome includes a region encoding these proteins:
- a CDS encoding mechanosensitive ion channel family protein, producing MRGISWCLLPLQVPLQFSPSFDETLTIIAGAIVLGGVIWYLGTYLQSYVRTEIAEIVRAGLLLVLATFVSFVLLNRWNATTDALEIAGFVQIGVDTGVRVLLSVVLFVAAYTVTRVLKGLLLGVTRSTTQVTSAHQRRVSFYISQIVLYTLAVFGTFALWGFELSNLLLSAGVLGIILGLAFQSTLASILAGFVLMLSRPFDVGHWVRIGDHEGFITEITVNHVRLRNLDGEHVILPNEAVGNRTIINRSVEGKLRQRVEIGIDYDVDPERAGDIALEAIADLDEIMTQPAPQVFPLRFDDSAVVLDLRFWIENPTPQRKWQSVQAVIHSVKSAFKREGIKIPFPQREITRRGAGDAVRIRDVEPTEARRDQSK from the coding sequence ATGCGAGGAATCTCGTGGTGTCTGCTGCCGCTTCAAGTCCCGCTCCAGTTCAGCCCTTCGTTCGACGAGACCCTGACGATCATCGCCGGCGCAATCGTCCTCGGAGGAGTGATCTGGTATCTCGGAACGTATCTTCAGTCCTACGTTCGAACCGAGATCGCCGAAATCGTGCGAGCGGGCCTTCTCCTCGTCCTGGCTACGTTCGTCTCCTTCGTCCTGTTGAACAGGTGGAATGCGACGACCGACGCGCTGGAAATCGCAGGGTTCGTCCAGATCGGTGTCGACACCGGTGTCCGGGTACTTCTCTCGGTCGTTCTCTTCGTCGCCGCGTACACTGTTACACGTGTTCTCAAAGGATTGCTTCTGGGCGTAACTCGTTCCACAACTCAGGTAACATCGGCGCACCAGCGTCGTGTCAGCTTCTACATCAGCCAGATCGTCCTCTACACGCTCGCGGTGTTTGGAACGTTCGCACTCTGGGGGTTCGAACTGAGCAATCTCCTGTTGAGTGCCGGGGTTCTCGGGATTATTCTCGGCCTGGCATTCCAGAGTACGCTCGCGTCCATCCTCGCGGGGTTCGTCCTGATGCTCTCACGACCGTTCGATGTCGGCCACTGGGTCAGAATCGGCGACCACGAAGGCTTCATCACCGAAATCACGGTCAATCACGTCCGGCTACGAAATCTCGACGGTGAGCACGTCATCCTCCCGAACGAGGCCGTCGGGAACCGAACGATCATCAACCGAAGCGTGGAGGGAAAGCTACGACAGCGTGTCGAAATCGGAATCGATTACGACGTGGACCCCGAGCGTGCGGGGGATATCGCGCTTGAGGCGATTGCAGACCTTGACGAAATCATGACCCAACCTGCTCCCCAGGTCTTTCCGCTTCGATTCGATGATTCAGCCGTCGTACTCGACCTCCGGTTCTGGATAGAAAACCCCACACCACAGCGAAAGTGGCAGTCGGTCCAGGCGGTTATCCACAGCGTCAAATCCGCGTTCAAACGAGAAGGCATCAAGATTCCCTTCCCGCAGCGGGAAATCACCAGGAGAGGAGCGGGCGACGCAGTTCGCATCCGGGATGTTGAGCCAACTGAGGCCCGGAGAGACCAGTCGAAGTGA
- a CDS encoding BtrH N-terminal domain-containing protein → MLKGFAHETGNHCGSTSLRDVSDFREWGLSEPLCFGIGAGLGFSYIESDDSPTRQFVGRSPWLESGFYDHLGIAFEERRGQSFDDAWAGIRDHLDAGRPVLLFVDIYYLDYFDSDVHFSPHIVVAVGYDDDAVLLADSEFDGIQRLPLDQLADSLDSDHGFFGPIENHWLAPTGEEPTRPIADAIHDGLALTTKTMLEPESLSFAGAGTHGLDGIRAFGRDLPDWNDLPDATWCTRFAYQNVEKRGTGGGAFRGLFAPFLDEAAAYTDVVDETIVDEASEIAEDWSTIGQSLKRAGLADDESDAREAYEEAGSQMLAVADREEALYETIRNRL, encoded by the coding sequence ATGCTCAAGGGATTCGCACACGAGACCGGCAATCACTGTGGGTCCACCTCCCTCCGCGACGTCTCTGACTTCCGCGAGTGGGGCCTCTCCGAACCGCTGTGTTTCGGCATCGGTGCCGGCCTCGGGTTCAGCTACATCGAGAGCGACGACTCCCCGACCCGCCAATTCGTGGGACGCTCCCCCTGGCTGGAGTCCGGCTTCTACGACCACCTCGGTATCGCCTTCGAAGAGCGCCGCGGGCAGTCATTCGACGATGCGTGGGCGGGTATCAGAGACCACCTCGACGCGGGTCGACCGGTCCTCCTGTTCGTGGACATCTACTATCTCGACTACTTCGACTCGGACGTCCACTTCAGCCCCCACATCGTCGTCGCGGTCGGCTACGACGACGATGCCGTCCTGCTCGCCGACAGCGAGTTCGACGGCATCCAGCGCCTCCCCCTCGACCAGCTGGCCGACTCGCTCGACTCTGACCACGGCTTCTTCGGCCCCATCGAGAACCACTGGCTTGCCCCCACTGGTGAGGAACCGACCCGCCCAATCGCGGACGCGATTCACGACGGTCTCGCCCTCACGACCAAGACGATGCTCGAGCCCGAGTCACTCTCCTTCGCGGGCGCGGGTACGCACGGACTCGACGGTATCCGCGCCTTCGGGCGGGACCTTCCCGACTGGAACGACCTGCCGGATGCGACCTGGTGCACCCGCTTCGCCTACCAGAACGTCGAGAAGCGCGGAACCGGTGGCGGCGCGTTCCGCGGGCTGTTTGCTCCCTTCCTCGACGAGGCCGCGGCGTACACGGACGTCGTCGACGAGACCATCGTCGACGAGGCGTCCGAGATTGCCGAGGACTGGTCGACCATCGGCCAGAGCCTCAAGCGTGCCGGACTGGCCGACGACGAATCTGACGCACGCGAGGCGTACGAGGAGGCCGGGTCACAGATGCTCGCCGTTGCTGACCGGGAAGAAGCACTGTACGAAACGATTCGGAATCGGCTCTGA
- a CDS encoding nucleotidyltransferase family protein: MSDHPDSTPSGSKSRKQPSERVVDIEPVRSVLERHPVSLAVLFGSQVEGTADAQSDIDIVVEFDSVEDTGTAVLRLMSDLSIALDRNDIDLSLVSDLKPRVGRAAFETGILLVGTPRRAAQLQDKFEQQVQTDTSTESLRARFDAALANIDDLVDGEA; this comes from the coding sequence ATGTCCGACCATCCCGATTCGACGCCCTCAGGGTCAAAGTCACGCAAGCAGCCGTCGGAGCGGGTAGTGGACATCGAGCCAGTCCGGAGCGTCCTTGAGCGTCATCCGGTTTCGCTTGCAGTTCTTTTCGGGTCGCAAGTCGAGGGGACGGCCGATGCACAGAGCGATATCGACATCGTAGTCGAATTCGATTCGGTCGAGGACACGGGCACAGCGGTTCTCAGACTCATGTCGGATTTGTCGATAGCACTCGACCGAAACGACATCGACCTCTCGCTCGTCTCTGACCTGAAGCCCAGGGTAGGACGAGCAGCGTTTGAGACTGGAATCCTTCTGGTCGGGACACCCAGGCGAGCAGCACAACTCCAGGACAAATTCGAGCAGCAGGTACAGACTGATACCTCGACCGAGTCACTCCGTGCCCGCTTCGATGCTGCGCTGGCGAATATCGACGACCTCGTCGACGGTGAGGCCTGA
- a CDS encoding hemolysin family protein produces the protein MVDLISLGGLLLAFFLVIMNGVFVAAEFAFVKVRPTQVNALVERGKPGAALVQEVIQNLDDYLAVSQLGITLSSLGLGWIGEPAVAALIDPVLGQVLPAEAVHLVAFVLGFGFITFLHVVFGELAPKTFAIQEATRVALLVAPLMKFFYYLFVPGIIVFNGTANYFTRLAGVSPASESEETHSESEIRMILSRSEETGHIDLDEVEMIESVFELGDTVAREIMVPRPDVATVTASMPLSELRSVAATGPYTRYLVLDEDGNQPLGFVHAKDILRASEVETGQDTATARELARAVLTVPETRRIDAILADFQSRGEGQMAVVVDEWGVFEGIVTIEDILEEIVGDIQDEFDTGVQEPSIEKRSDGAYVVDGGVPIQDVNDQLDARFESDDVETIGGLVFSRLGRVPEVGDQIEADDYVLQVDAVEDTRIERLVIQTAQAMQETDDE, from the coding sequence ATGGTAGACCTGATCTCTCTCGGCGGACTGCTCCTCGCCTTCTTCCTCGTCATCATGAACGGGGTCTTCGTCGCTGCGGAGTTCGCGTTCGTCAAAGTCCGTCCCACGCAGGTGAACGCACTCGTCGAACGCGGCAAACCGGGGGCAGCACTCGTCCAGGAGGTCATCCAGAATCTAGATGACTATCTGGCTGTCAGTCAACTCGGCATCACGCTCTCCTCGCTTGGTCTCGGCTGGATCGGTGAACCGGCTGTCGCAGCACTCATCGACCCCGTCCTCGGCCAGGTGCTTCCTGCGGAAGCGGTCCACCTCGTCGCGTTCGTCCTGGGATTCGGGTTCATCACGTTCCTCCACGTGGTGTTCGGTGAACTCGCGCCGAAGACGTTCGCCATCCAGGAGGCCACGCGTGTCGCGCTCCTCGTCGCCCCGCTCATGAAGTTCTTCTACTACCTGTTCGTGCCCGGCATCATCGTCTTCAACGGGACGGCCAACTACTTCACCCGCCTCGCTGGTGTCTCCCCGGCGTCCGAGAGCGAGGAAACTCACTCCGAATCGGAGATCAGGATGATCCTCAGCCGCTCCGAGGAGACGGGGCACATCGACCTCGACGAAGTCGAGATGATAGAGAGCGTCTTCGAACTCGGGGATACGGTCGCCCGCGAGATTATGGTTCCGCGGCCAGACGTGGCGACCGTGACTGCCTCGATGCCGCTCTCGGAACTCCGGTCGGTTGCCGCCACCGGGCCGTACACGCGCTATCTCGTGCTCGACGAGGACGGGAATCAACCGCTTGGGTTCGTCCACGCCAAGGACATCCTGCGAGCGAGCGAAGTCGAGACGGGGCAGGACACGGCCACAGCGCGTGAGCTCGCACGAGCAGTCCTCACGGTCCCGGAAACGCGTCGGATTGACGCGATCCTCGCCGACTTTCAGTCGCGTGGGGAAGGCCAGATGGCAGTCGTCGTCGACGAGTGGGGCGTCTTCGAGGGCATCGTGACCATCGAGGACATCCTCGAAGAGATCGTGGGCGATATCCAGGACGAATTCGATACGGGCGTGCAAGAGCCCTCGATAGAGAAGAGAAGCGATGGAGCGTACGTCGTCGACGGAGGGGTTCCCATCCAGGACGTGAACGACCAGCTCGACGCTCGATTCGAGAGCGACGATGTCGAGACGATCGGTGGATTGGTCTTCAGTCGCCTCGGCAGGGTTCCCGAAGTGGGCGATCAGATCGAGGCGGACGACTACGTCCTTCAGGTCGATGCTGTCGAGGATACCCGAATCGAACGACTCGTGATTCAAACGGCCCAGGCGATGCAGGAGACGGACGACGAGTAG
- a CDS encoding MaoC/PaaZ C-terminal domain-containing protein, with the protein MPIDPVCGMDVEEADAETVRFEGETYTFCSQDCRELFQTAPEEYVNQPQPHLSHVGSVTVPRIPYGRARGAFDLSIQHPGQLSVGDSVTFTRSLTEGDVRTFAEATGDTNALHLSEAFATETRFGHRIAHGTLVSGLISAALACFPGLTIYLSQNLEFERPVDIGETMHATCEILEDLGERRFELSTRIENDAGKTVIDGTAVVLVDPLPSLS; encoded by the coding sequence ATGCCAATCGACCCGGTCTGCGGGATGGACGTCGAGGAAGCGGACGCCGAGACGGTGCGGTTCGAGGGCGAGACCTACACCTTCTGCTCGCAGGACTGTCGCGAGCTCTTTCAGACGGCTCCGGAGGAGTACGTGAACCAGCCACAGCCACATCTTAGCCATGTGGGTTCGGTGACGGTCCCCCGGATTCCGTACGGGCGAGCCAGGGGAGCGTTCGACCTGTCGATTCAGCATCCTGGGCAGCTCTCGGTCGGAGACAGCGTGACGTTCACCAGATCCCTCACCGAGGGGGACGTGCGCACGTTCGCGGAGGCGACCGGGGACACGAACGCCCTCCATCTCAGCGAGGCGTTCGCCACGGAGACACGATTCGGGCACCGGATCGCTCACGGGACGCTGGTCTCCGGCCTCATCAGTGCGGCACTCGCCTGCTTCCCGGGATTGACCATCTACCTCTCCCAGAACCTCGAATTCGAGCGACCAGTCGACATCGGGGAGACGATGCACGCCACCTGCGAGATACTCGAGGACCTCGGCGAGCGCCGCTTCGAACTCTCGACGCGCATCGAGAACGATGCGGGTAAGACCGTCATCGACGGCACGGCAGTCGTGCTGG
- a CDS encoding DUF411 domain-containing protein: MSEQVNAVTLYRSPTCACCHEYAGYLEGKLGSTVEVVNKADLSGIKAEYGIPENVQSCHTVDWGDYFVEGHVPYEVVQQLLAAEPEIAGIALPGMPSGSPGMPGEKTEAWQVYAVHEDGSVEEFTSF; this comes from the coding sequence GTGTCAGAGCAGGTGAACGCCGTCACCCTGTACCGGAGTCCGACGTGTGCCTGCTGCCACGAGTACGCCGGTTACCTGGAGGGCAAACTCGGCTCGACGGTCGAGGTCGTCAACAAGGCGGACCTGAGCGGCATCAAGGCCGAGTACGGCATCCCCGAGAACGTGCAGAGTTGCCACACCGTCGACTGGGGTGACTACTTCGTCGAGGGACACGTGCCCTACGAGGTCGTCCAGCAATTGCTCGCAGCCGAACCAGAGATTGCGGGTATCGCGCTCCCAGGGATGCCGAGCGGGTCACCGGGCATGCCCGGTGAAAAGACGGAAGCGTGGCAGGTCTACGCGGTGCACGAGGACGGCTCGGTCGAGGAGTTCACCTCGTTCTGA
- a CDS encoding ester cyclase, with translation MSTSLEEANKAVVERVFRTWNEQDKAGFADCHAEDVVIHGADDVNGLENLLTVQWGFFDAFSDTHLTLEECIAEGDLVSLRYTANGTHDGTFEGLAPTGTEVEFTAMGMVRVVDGKITDKWVQLDMLSLLAQLDAIESPVV, from the coding sequence ATGTCAACCAGTCTTGAGGAAGCGAACAAGGCCGTTGTCGAGCGGGTGTTCAGGACATGGAACGAGCAGGACAAGGCTGGGTTCGCGGACTGTCACGCAGAGGATGTCGTCATCCACGGGGCGGACGACGTGAACGGGCTCGAGAACCTGTTGACGGTCCAGTGGGGCTTCTTCGACGCGTTTTCGGACACCCATCTCACGCTGGAGGAGTGTATCGCGGAGGGTGACCTCGTCTCACTCCGATATACTGCCAACGGGACGCACGACGGCACGTTCGAGGGGCTCGCTCCCACTGGCACCGAGGTCGAGTTCACCGCGATGGGAATGGTCCGAGTCGTCGATGGAAAGATCACGGACAAGTGGGTGCAGTTGGATATGCTCAGCCTCCTCGCCCAACTCGACGCGATTGAATCCCCAGTCGTCTGA
- a CDS encoding MarR family transcriptional regulator, with amino-acid sequence MNRNRADLVVGSLVAGVWVVGGALTWQAYQQQQAFDGMGSMMGSSMGAVHGTNPLWYVLGTLLVSALVGGVYLVVRRDLPLDDSGAERPSAPTSGIEAEPSEPTVEGEADADEEEDTEPTSAEAQSRRVLDLLPEDERRILEPVLTSPGITQIELRDRADFSKSKVSQTVSALEKRGLLYRERQGRTYRIYPSDELEQSHSQ; translated from the coding sequence ATGAACAGGAACCGGGCAGACCTCGTGGTCGGCTCCCTCGTCGCCGGCGTCTGGGTCGTCGGTGGCGCGCTCACCTGGCAGGCGTACCAGCAACAGCAGGCGTTCGACGGGATGGGGTCGATGATGGGGTCGTCGATGGGGGCGGTTCACGGCACGAACCCGCTCTGGTACGTGCTCGGGACACTCCTGGTCTCGGCTCTCGTCGGTGGGGTCTACCTGGTGGTCCGCCGTGACCTCCCACTCGATGATTCGGGCGCGGAGCGTCCGTCAGCACCTACGAGCGGAATCGAGGCCGAACCGAGCGAACCAACCGTCGAAGGTGAAGCCGATGCAGATGAGGAGGAAGACACGGAACCGACGTCCGCAGAAGCACAATCCCGCCGCGTGCTGGACCTCCTCCCCGAGGACGAGCGACGCATCCTCGAGCCGGTACTCACGTCGCCCGGCATCACGCAGATCGAGCTACGCGACCGTGCCGACTTCTCGAAGAGCAAGGTCAGCCAGACCGTGAGTGCGCTCGAAAAGCGCGGGCTGCTGTACCGCGAACGGCAGGGGCGGACGTACCGGATCTACCCGAGTGACGAACTCGAGCAGAGCCACAGCCAGTAA
- a CDS encoding ester cyclase, whose translation MKRTTEEIYTTLLEKGDLSVLDTAFHPEYQAIGVTGPEPMNLDQFRTFVKELRTAFPDLTITFDEEIAEGNKVVTPHTMAGTHKGEFMGIAPTNKRCEVRGMSLDEFENGKLVRSESQWDSLGLLRQLGALPETIK comes from the coding sequence ATGAAGCGAACTACCGAAGAGATATACACGACCCTCCTCGAGAAAGGGGACCTCTCGGTTCTCGACACGGCCTTCCATCCAGAATACCAGGCGATCGGCGTCACTGGCCCTGAACCGATGAATCTCGACCAGTTCCGGACGTTCGTCAAGGAGTTGCGGACCGCGTTCCCCGACCTGACGATCACCTTCGACGAGGAGATCGCCGAGGGGAACAAGGTCGTCACCCCGCATACGATGGCCGGGACCCACAAAGGGGAGTTCATGGGTATCGCGCCCACGAACAAGAGATGCGAGGTCCGTGGGATGAGCCTCGACGAGTTCGAGAACGGCAAACTCGTTCGCTCCGAGAGTCAGTGGGATTCGCTCGGACTGCTACGCCAACTCGGCGCACTCCCGGAGACAATCAAGTAA
- a CDS encoding DUF302 domain-containing protein: MDYTMQAEAPGTFDETIDATLTALEDEGFGVLCDIDVQATFEKKLGEEFRKYRILGACNPPLAHEGLIADVQLGALLPCNVIVYETDEGDVMVSAVDPKQLVGIAENEALDDIAAEVHERFERVLATVAEA, encoded by the coding sequence ATGGACTATACTATGCAAGCCGAAGCGCCCGGTACCTTCGACGAGACCATCGACGCGACACTCACAGCGCTCGAAGACGAGGGATTCGGCGTCCTCTGTGACATCGACGTGCAGGCGACGTTCGAGAAGAAGCTTGGTGAGGAGTTCCGCAAGTACCGCATCCTGGGCGCGTGCAACCCACCGCTGGCACACGAAGGCCTGATCGCCGACGTCCAACTCGGTGCGCTTCTGCCGTGCAACGTCATCGTCTACGAGACCGACGAGGGCGACGTGATGGTGAGTGCGGTCGACCCCAAGCAACTCGTCGGTATCGCCGAGAACGAGGCGCTCGACGACATCGCCGCAGAGGTCCACGAGCGCTTCGAGCGCGTGCTGGCGACCGTCGCCGAAGCCTGA
- a CDS encoding DUF86 domain-containing protein — MSKHSSKRSSSSKSVSILASKQVISREQYREDIETRDIVGRRFEKATQACIDIARMLLKDIDGRAPNSNPGSMQRLNEVDVLSAAVSEEMQQAALFRNVLAHEYGEVLNHDIVYSALQDLERYRQYLHEVRAYLERVDAI, encoded by the coding sequence GTGTCGAAACACTCGTCGAAAAGGTCGAGTTCGTCGAAGAGTGTCTCGATTCTCGCATCGAAGCAGGTCATCTCTCGTGAACAATACCGAGAGGACATTGAAACCCGAGATATCGTTGGGCGACGGTTCGAGAAGGCAACGCAGGCCTGTATCGACATCGCGAGAATGCTCCTGAAAGACATCGACGGCAGGGCACCGAATTCGAACCCCGGTTCGATGCAACGATTAAACGAAGTCGACGTCCTATCTGCGGCCGTTTCAGAAGAGATGCAACAAGCAGCGTTGTTCCGGAACGTCCTCGCTCATGAATACGGTGAGGTACTCAATCACGATATCGTCTATAGCGCATTGCAGGACTTGGAGCGCTACCGCCAGTATCTCCACGAGGTTCGAGCATACCTCGAGCGAGTTGATGCAATCTAA
- a CDS encoding heavy metal translocating P-type ATPase → MFRRRFWVSLVLSVPVIYFSEFVQSVFGYTAPTFPGSVWIAPVLSVVIFAYGGVPFLSMARTELQNREPGMMMLISLAITVAFVYSIASLFIEGTTPFFWELVTLIDIMLLGHWMEMRSVRQASGALDELAKLMPDTAERVSDDGSTEEVPVSALIEGDVVLVRPGASVPADGQVVEGESSVDESMITGESRPVDKEPDSDVVAGTVNQDGSLRVRVTKTGDETALAGIMRLVDEAQKSKSRTQLLADRAAGWLFYVALAVAALTGFAWVIATGFSVAVLERVVTVLVIACPHALGLAVPLVVAINTSTAARNGMLIRDRIAMEEARNLDTVMFDKTGTLTKGEQGVVDVLVASDAHREDGGTVHAVDWDEDWAFAVAAGVEGDSEHMIARAIRTATEERGVRPAQVSDFENLRGLGVKATVDGDTVHLGGPNLLDRLGVERSEDLVAFAEAAGSNAQTVIYLIRDEAEVAAAFALADVIREESRQAIDALHAMGIEVAMLTGDSEDVAKAVAEELGIDQYFAEVLPEEKDTTVAQLQSEGKLVAMVGDGVNDAPALTRADVGIAIGSGTDVAIESGDIILVDNNPVDVVRLIRLSRASYRKMQENLVWATGYNVIALPLAAGILAPIGILLSPAIGAVFMSLSTVIVAINARRLGTVDLSVSS, encoded by the coding sequence ATGTTCAGACGCCGCTTCTGGGTGTCGCTCGTCCTCTCGGTTCCGGTCATCTACTTCAGCGAGTTCGTCCAGAGCGTCTTCGGCTACACTGCTCCCACCTTCCCGGGCAGCGTCTGGATCGCCCCGGTCCTCTCGGTAGTCATCTTCGCCTACGGTGGAGTGCCGTTCCTCTCGATGGCCCGGACAGAGCTCCAGAACCGCGAGCCAGGGATGATGATGCTCATCTCGCTCGCCATCACCGTCGCGTTCGTCTACTCCATCGCCAGCCTGTTCATCGAGGGGACGACGCCGTTCTTCTGGGAGCTCGTCACGCTGATCGACATCATGCTGCTGGGCCACTGGATGGAGATGCGCTCGGTGCGCCAGGCCTCTGGGGCACTCGATGAACTGGCGAAACTCATGCCCGACACGGCCGAGCGGGTCAGTGACGACGGCAGCACCGAGGAAGTGCCCGTCTCTGCACTCATCGAAGGCGACGTAGTCCTCGTCCGTCCGGGGGCATCCGTCCCAGCGGACGGACAGGTCGTCGAGGGCGAGTCCTCGGTCGACGAGTCGATGATAACTGGTGAGTCCCGCCCCGTGGACAAGGAACCCGACTCGGACGTCGTCGCCGGGACGGTCAACCAGGACGGCAGCCTCCGGGTGCGCGTCACCAAGACCGGTGACGAGACCGCCCTGGCGGGCATCATGCGCCTCGTCGACGAGGCCCAGAAGTCGAAATCCCGGACGCAGTTGCTCGCAGACCGCGCCGCAGGGTGGCTGTTCTACGTCGCCCTCGCCGTCGCGGCCCTCACCGGGTTCGCCTGGGTCATCGCGACCGGCTTCAGCGTCGCCGTCCTCGAACGCGTCGTCACGGTCCTGGTCATCGCGTGCCCCCATGCGCTCGGGCTGGCCGTCCCGCTCGTGGTCGCCATCAACACGTCGACCGCAGCCAGGAACGGGATGCTCATCCGGGACCGCATCGCCATGGAGGAGGCCCGGAACCTGGATACGGTGATGTTCGACAAGACGGGGACGCTCACGAAGGGCGAACAGGGGGTCGTCGACGTGTTGGTCGCATCGGACGCACACCGCGAAGACGGCGGCACCGTCCACGCCGTCGACTGGGACGAGGACTGGGCGTTCGCGGTCGCAGCCGGGGTCGAAGGTGACTCCGAACACATGATTGCCCGGGCCATCCGGACGGCAACCGAAGAACGTGGTGTTCGACCGGCCCAGGTCTCGGACTTCGAGAACCTCCGTGGCCTCGGCGTCAAAGCAACGGTCGACGGTGACACCGTCCACCTGGGCGGCCCGAACCTTCTCGACAGGCTCGGTGTCGAGCGCTCCGAGGATCTCGTGGCGTTCGCCGAGGCGGCTGGCTCGAATGCCCAGACAGTCATCTACCTCATCCGGGACGAAGCCGAGGTTGCAGCGGCCTTCGCCCTCGCAGACGTCATCCGGGAGGAGAGTCGCCAGGCCATCGACGCACTCCACGCGATGGGCATCGAGGTCGCGATGCTGACCGGTGACTCCGAAGATGTCGCGAAGGCCGTCGCCGAAGAACTCGGTATCGACCAGTACTTCGCGGAGGTCCTGCCCGAGGAGAAGGACACGACGGTCGCCCAGCTCCAGTCCGAAGGAAAACTCGTCGCGATGGTCGGCGACGGCGTGAACGACGCGCCGGCCCTCACGAGAGCAGACGTGGGCATCGCCATCGGGTCGGGGACCGACGTGGCCATCGAATCGGGCGACATCATCCTCGTCGACAACAACCCGGTTGACGTAGTGCGGCTCATCAGGCTCTCGAGGGCCAGCTACCGCAAGATGCAGGAGAACCTCGTCTGGGCGACCGGCTACAACGTCATCGCGCTCCCGCTCGCTGCAGGTATCCTCGCCCCCATCGGCATCCTGCTCTCACCAGCTATCGGCGCGGTGTTCATGTCGCTCTCGACGGTCATCGTCGCCATCAACGCGCGTCGCCTCGGAACAGTGGACCTGTCGGTCTCGAGCTGA